A genomic region of Pseudomonas migulae contains the following coding sequences:
- a CDS encoding ABC transporter substrate-binding protein, which yields MNGFQRLLTAVLVVIGLGSPVPVLAAQAPIHFADLNWESGSLITDILRIIVEKGYGLPTDTLPGTTITLETALANNDIQVIGEEWAGRSPVWVKAEAEGKVVSLGDTVKGATEGWWVPEYVIKGDPAKGIKALAPDLRSVSDLPKYKGVFSDPESPGKGRFLNSPIGWTSEVVNKQKLKAYGLDDSYVNFRSGSGAALDAEISSSIRRGKPVLFYYWSPTPLLGRFKLVQLEEPPFDAEAWKTLTDADNPNPKPTRSLPSKLSIGVSTPFQKQYPQIADFFTKVDFPIDPLNKALAEMSEKHTPPRQAAEAFMKAHPDVWQAWVPKDVADKVFAELK from the coding sequence ACGGATTTCAACGGTTGCTGACCGCTGTCCTGGTCGTTATCGGTCTGGGTTCGCCCGTTCCGGTACTCGCCGCCCAGGCGCCAATCCACTTCGCCGACCTGAATTGGGAAAGCGGCAGCCTGATCACCGATATCCTGCGGATCATCGTCGAGAAGGGCTATGGGTTGCCGACCGATACCCTGCCGGGGACAACCATCACGCTGGAGACCGCCCTGGCCAACAATGACATTCAGGTCATTGGCGAAGAATGGGCCGGTCGCAGCCCGGTCTGGGTCAAGGCCGAGGCCGAAGGCAAGGTCGTCAGCCTGGGCGATACGGTGAAGGGCGCCACCGAAGGCTGGTGGGTGCCCGAATACGTGATCAAGGGCGACCCGGCGAAAGGCATCAAGGCGCTGGCGCCGGACCTGCGCAGCGTCAGCGACCTGCCGAAATACAAGGGTGTGTTCAGTGATCCGGAATCCCCGGGCAAGGGCCGCTTCCTCAACAGCCCGATCGGCTGGACGTCGGAGGTGGTCAACAAGCAGAAGCTCAAGGCGTATGGCCTGGACGACAGCTATGTGAATTTCCGCAGCGGCTCCGGGGCGGCACTGGATGCGGAAATCAGTTCGTCGATTCGTCGTGGCAAGCCGGTTCTTTTCTATTACTGGTCGCCGACACCGTTGCTTGGGCGTTTCAAACTGGTTCAGCTGGAAGAGCCGCCGTTCGACGCCGAAGCCTGGAAAACCCTGACCGACGCCGATAACCCGAACCCTAAACCGACCCGCTCATTGCCCTCGAAACTGTCGATTGGCGTGTCCACACCGTTCCAGAAACAGTACCCGCAGATCGCCGATTTCTTTACCAAGGTCGATTTCCCCATCGATCCGTTGAACAAGGCGCTGGCTGAAATGAGCGAGAAACATACCCCGCCACGGCAGGCGGCGGAGGCGTTCATGAAGGCGCACCCGGATGTGTGGCAGGCGTGGGTGCCGAAGGATGTGGCGGATAAGGTGTTCGCCGAATTGAAATAA
- a CDS encoding K+/H+ antiporter subunit F has protein sequence MSPLLSNAVLLSLFIFSVAMVLTLIRLFKGPSAQDRVLALDYLYIIAMLMMLTLGIRYASDTYFEAALLIALFGFVGSFALAKFLLRGEVIE, from the coding sequence ATGAGCCCGTTGCTGTCGAATGCGGTTCTCTTGAGCCTGTTCATTTTTTCCGTGGCGATGGTGCTGACGCTGATCCGCCTGTTCAAAGGGCCGTCGGCGCAGGACCGGGTTCTGGCGCTGGATTACCTGTACATCATCGCGATGCTGATGATGCTGACGCTGGGTATTCGTTACGCCAGTGACACTTACTTCGAAGCGGCGCTGCTGATCGCGCTGTTCGGCTTCGTCGGCTCGTTTGCCCTGGCGAAATTCCTGCTGCGTGGCGAGGTGATCGAATGA
- a CDS encoding DUF3995 domain-containing protein: protein MTFVLAQWLVTIFAVISLIHVYWALGGEWAAVAAVPQVPGENGARSRPAFKPSGWLTLLVAFGLLLIAALVCLRVGWWIPAVSHQSLQWVISAIAMLMFARAIGDSNLVGFFKDVKDSKFARLDTWVYSPLCVVLGAGLLAVAWV, encoded by the coding sequence ATGACATTTGTGTTGGCTCAATGGCTGGTGACCATCTTCGCGGTGATCAGCCTGATACATGTCTACTGGGCGCTGGGTGGCGAGTGGGCTGCCGTGGCGGCCGTACCGCAGGTGCCAGGGGAGAACGGCGCGAGATCACGGCCCGCGTTCAAGCCTTCGGGGTGGTTGACGTTGCTGGTGGCTTTCGGATTGCTGCTGATCGCTGCGCTGGTGTGCTTGCGGGTCGGCTGGTGGATACCGGCGGTGTCCCATCAATCGCTGCAATGGGTGATCAGCGCCATCGCCATGCTGATGTTCGCCCGGGCGATTGGCGATTCGAACCTGGTGGGGTTCTTCAAAGACGTCAAAGACTCGAAATTTGCCCGGCTGGATACGTGGGTTTATTCGCCGTTGTGTGTGGTGTTGGGCGCGGGGTTGTTGGCTGTTGCCTGGGTTTGA
- a CDS encoding Na+/H+ antiporter subunit G, which produces MSAELSLWVEIPVAILLVLSSVFALIGAIGLVRMKDYFQRMHPPALASTLGAWCVALASIIYFSALKSGPVLHAWLIPILLAITVPVTTLLLARAALFRKRMAGDDVPAEVSSRRSESGS; this is translated from the coding sequence ATGAGCGCTGAACTGTCTCTGTGGGTGGAAATCCCGGTGGCGATCCTGCTGGTACTCAGCAGTGTTTTTGCGTTGATCGGCGCGATCGGACTGGTGCGGATGAAGGATTACTTCCAGCGCATGCACCCGCCGGCACTGGCCTCGACATTGGGTGCGTGGTGCGTGGCGCTGGCATCGATCATCTACTTTTCGGCGCTCAAGTCAGGGCCGGTGTTGCATGCCTGGCTGATACCGATTCTGCTGGCGATTACCGTGCCGGTCACGACGCTGCTGCTGGCGCGGGCAGCGTTGTTCCGCAAGCGCATGGCGGGGGATGATGTGCCGGCTGAGGTGAGTAGCCGGCGCAGTGAGAGCGGGAGTTAG